A DNA window from Loxodonta africana isolate mLoxAfr1 chromosome 7, mLoxAfr1.hap2, whole genome shotgun sequence contains the following coding sequences:
- the LOC135232066 gene encoding olfactory receptor 8K5-like gives MGQQNLTVQTEFILMGVTKRHELHLPLFGVFLIIYMITVVGNLGMIILTKVDSHLHTPMYFFIRHLAFIDLGNSTVIYPKMLVNFVWDQNTVSYYECAIQMAFYILFIITELYILAAMGYDRYVAICNPLLYNVIMSQKLCHVLIAIPYLFCAFQSLLLTSKTFTSTFCGSSVVSDFFCDYVPLIPLLCSNAWQIELMIIVFASFNLMSSLLVVLVSYMLILITIFRMHSAEGRKKAFSTCGSHLTVVVVFYGSLLFMYVQPESF, from the coding sequence ATGGGCCAACAGAATCTAACGGTGCAGACTGAATTCATTCTCATGGGAGTAACAAAGAGGCATGAACTACATCTCCCCCTTTTTGGTGTCTTCCTCATCATCTACATGATCACAGTTGTGGGCAACCTAGGCATGATCATCTTGACCAAGGTGGACTCCCACCTACACAcacctatgtatttttttatcaGACACCTGGCTTTCATTGATCTTGGTAATTCTACTGTTATTTACCCCAAAATGCTAGTAAATTTTGTTTGGGATCAAAATACCGTTTCCTATTATGAATGTGCCATACAGATGGCTTTCTACATTTTATTCATTATCACTGAACTCTACATCCTGGCGGCCATGggctatgaccgctatgtggccatctgtaaccctctgctctacaaTGTTATCATGTCCCAGAAACTTTGCCATGTGCTCATAGCCATTCCATACCTCTTCTGCGCATTTCAGTCTCTGTTGCTCACCAGTAAGACTTTTACGTCAACTTTCTGTGGTTCTAGTGTTGTCAGTGATTTCTTCTGTGATTATGTACCCTTAATACCTTTGCTCTGCTCAAATGCATGGCAAATAGAATTGATGATCATAGTGTTTGCATCATTTAATTTGATGTCTTCCCTCCTGGTAGTCCTGGTGTCCTATATGTTGATTCTGATAACCATATTTCGAATGCATTCTGCTGAGGGCAGAAAAAAAGCTTTCTCCACGTGTGGTTCTCATCTGACAGTGGTGGTTGTGTTCTATGGGTCTCTACTATTTATGTATGTGCAGCCTGAATCCTTTTAG